One part of the Calypte anna isolate BGI_N300 chromosome 14, bCalAnn1_v1.p, whole genome shotgun sequence genome encodes these proteins:
- the MLST8 gene encoding target of rapamycin complex subunit LST8, whose protein sequence is MNAAQGTVGSDPVILATAGYDHTVRFWQAHSGICTRTVQHQDSQVNALEITPDRSMIAAAGYQHIRMYDLNSNNPNPVINYDGVSKNITSVGFHEDGRWMYTGGEDCMARIWDLRSRNLQCQRIFQVNAPINCVCLHPNQAELIVGDQSGAIHIWDLKTDHNEQLIPEPEVSVNSVHIDPDASYMAAVNSSGNCYVWNLTGGIGEEVTQLIPKTKIPAHNRYALQCKFSPDSTLLATCSADQTCKIWRTSNFSLMTELSIKSNNPGETSRGWMWDCAFSGDSQYIVTASSDNLARLWCVETGEIKREYSGHQKAVVCLAFNDSVLG, encoded by the exons ATGAACGCCGCACAGGGCACGGTGGGCAGCGATCCCGTCATCCTGGCCACGGCCGGCTATGACCACACGGTGCGGTTCTGGCAGGCCCATAGCGGCATCTGCACCCGCACCGTCCAGCACCAGGACTCG CAGGTGAACGCCCTGGAGATCACCCCGGACCGCAGCATGATCGCTGCTGCAG GGTACCAGCACATCCGTATGTACGACCTCAACTCCAACAACCCCAACCCTGTCATCAACTACGACGGTGTCAGCAAGAACATCACCTCCGTGGGCTTCCACGAGGACGGGCGGTGGATGTACACGGGTGGGGAGGACTGCATGGCCAGGATCTGGGACCTGAG GTCTCGGAATCTCCAGTGTCAGCGGATCTTCCAGGTGAATGCTCCTATTAACTGTGTCTGCCTGCACCCCAACCAG gcagagctgatcGTGGGTGATCAGAGCGGTGCCATCCACATCTGGGACCTGAAGACTGACCACAACGAGCAGCTGATTCCAGAGCCTGAAGTTTCAGTGAATTCAGTCCACATTGACCCCGATGCCAGTTACATGGCAGCTGTCAACAGCTCG GGAAATTGCTACGTGTGGAACCTGACGGGTGGTATTGGAGAGGAGGTGACCCAGCTGATCCCCAAGACCAAAATCCCAGCACACAACCGCTACGCCCTCCAGTGCAAGTTCAGCCCTGACTCCAC GCTCTTGGCTACGTGTTCTGCAGACCAAACGTGTAAGATCTGGAGGACTTCAAACTTCTCTCTGATGACAGAGTTGAGCATCAAGAGCAATAACCCAGGGGAAACGTCTCGGGGCTGGATGTGGGACTGCGCCTTCTCTGGGGACTCCCAGTACATTGTCACAG CCTCCTCTGATAACCTGGCCCGGCTTTGGTGTGTGGAGACAGGAGAGATCAAGAGGGAATACAGTGGCCACCAGAAAGCTGTTGTCTGCCTTGCCTTCAATGACAGCGTGCTGGGATAG